One region of Vespula vulgaris chromosome 9, iyVesVulg1.1, whole genome shotgun sequence genomic DNA includes:
- the LOC127066168 gene encoding spastin isoform X2, translated as MSYSDGGRPARKFGTKSPKKLCVTKSENSDKTTTTINCNNHHHNHHHHHHHSHRFLDNPQPSVHKRNLYIVSFPLILLFNVLRTLLYQLFVVFKYLYTSTSQLIQRRQATKHSCQLEIVVGQKSENNLTRDLINTAQSESEEMSQVPKRAIGPGPGDPLLAKQKHHHRRAFEFISKALKIDEDNEGKKEMAIELYKKGIGELEKGIAVECTGGRGEVWEHAQRLHDKMCTNLAMAKDRLDFLASGRKLSVPGKRLMGTNMSKSQTLPRSMGRTTNIQPTHRVTPIKPSSTPPSVKRQLSVPGNGSPLRRPATPTTSNSNRSTPTRKVPLLKGVDPKLAQVILDEILEGGTAIQWEDIAGQETAKQALQEMVILPSLRPELFTGLRTPARGLLLFGPPGNGKTLLARAVATQCNATFFSISAASLTSKYVGEGEKLVRALFAIARELQPSVIFIDEVDSLLSERRDNEHEASRRLKTEFLVEFDGLPCNPEERVLVMAATNRPQELDEAALRRFTKRVYVTLPDIATRIMLLQRLLAKHNDPLTKEELKEMAILTEGYSGSDLTGLAKDAALGPIRELNPDQVKELDLNSVRNITMQDFRDSLKRIRRSVSPASLAAYEKWNFAYGDVSL; from the exons ATGTCTTACAGTGATGGTGGGCGACCGGCACGAAAATTCGGTACAAAGTCACCTAAGAAGCTTTGCGTGACTAAGAGTGAAAACAGTGATAAAACTACGACGACTATTAATTGTAACAATCACCATCacaatcatcatcatcatcatcatcatagcCATCGATTTCTCGATAATCCACAACCGTCGGTGCACAAACGCAATTTgtatattgtttcttttccccttatattattgtttaacgTTTTAAGAACTTTGCTTTATCAACTTTTTGTGGTGTTTAAGTACTTGTATACATCTACCTCACAACTGATTCAACGAAGACAAGCTACAAAGCATAGTTGCCAGCTTGAAATAGTTGTTGGTCAAAAGTCTGAAAATAATTTGACTCGTGATTTGATTAATACTGCACAAAGTGAAAGTGAAGAGATGTCACAAGTACCTAAGAGAGCGATTGGACCTGGTCCTGGCGATCCACTGCTCGCTAAACAAAAGCATCACCATCGTAGAGCTTTTGAGTTTATTAGTAAAGCACTCAAAATTGATGAAGATAATGAag gaaaaaaagaaatggctatagaactttataaaaaaggaattggcgaattagaaaaaggaatagcTGTTGAATGCACTGGTGGCCGTGGCGAAGTATGGGAACATGCACAAAGATTGCATGATAAAATGTGTACAAATTTAGCAATGGCTAAGGATAGGCTTGACTTCTTAG CATCTGGAAGAAAACTATCTGTTCCTGGAAAACGATTAATGGGTACAAATATGAGTAAGAGTCAAACATTGCCACGCAGTATGGGTCGCACAACAAATATTCAACCTACTCATAGAGTGACACCCATAAAACCATCGTCAACACCACCTTCTGTAAAAAGACAATTATCTGTACCTGGTAATGGTTCACCTTTAAGAAGACCTGCAACACCAACTACATCAAACAGTAACAGAAGTACACCAACACGAAAAGTACCTCTTCTAAAAGGTGTAGATCCAAAGCTTGCTCAAGTTATATTAGATGAAATCTTAGAAGGTGGAACAGCTATCCAATGGGAAGATATTGCTGGTCAAGAG ACTGCAAAACAGGCTTTGCAAGAAATGGTGATATTACCCTCATTGCGACCAGAATTGTTCACAGGATTACGAACTCCTGCAAGAGGATTGTTATTGTTTGGTCCTCCTGGAAATGGAAAAACTCTTCTAGCACGTGCCGTAGCTACGCAATGTAAtgcaacatttttttcaatatctgCTGCTAGCCTAACTTCCAAATATGTAGGGGAAGGTGAAAAGTTAGTAAGGGCACTTTTTGCAATAGCAAGAGAATTGCAACCatctgttatttttattgatgaaGTAGATTCATTATTAAGTGAACGCAGAGATAATGAACACGAAGCTTCAAG ACGATTGAAAACAGAATTTCTTGTTGAATTTGATGGTTTGCCATGTAACCCTGAAGAGAGAGTGCTCGTTATGGCTGCTACAAATAGACCACAAGAATTAGATGAGGCAGCATTGAGAAGATTTACGAAACGAGTATATGTTACGCTACCAGATATAGCAACAAGAATTATGTTACTTCAGAGACTTTTAGCAAAACATAATGATCCATTAACAAAGGAAGAACTCAAGGAAATGGCGATTTTAACAGAAGGATATTCTGGAAGTGATTTAACTGGTTTAGCAAAGGATGCAGCCCTTGGTCCTATCAGAG AGTTGAATCCAGATCAGGTTAAAGAACTTGATCTTAATTCTGTACGCAATATTACAATGCAAGATTTTCGTGATTCTCTGAAGAGAATTCGTAGGTCAGTATCACCTGCTAGTTTGGCTGCATATGAGAAATGGAACTTTGCGTATGGTGACGTAAGTCTTTGA
- the LOC127066168 gene encoding spastin isoform X3, with protein MSQVPKRAIGPGPGDPLLAKQKHHHRRAFEFISKALKIDEDNEGKKEMAIELYKKGIGELEKGIAVECTGGRGEVWEHAQRLHDKMCTNLAMAKDRLDFLVSVCELKKLDIANEYRTSGNKLDNEHPGKLLRARRSVHTLQTTRTASLNISHNKNMNNSQTVNTGQNTCTQIPKLRPRSPKNCCVHPSEASGRKLSVPGKRLMGTNMSKSQTLPRSMGRTTNIQPTHRVTPIKPSSTPPSVKRQLSVPGNGSPLRRPATPTTSNSNRSTPTRKVPLLKGVDPKLAQVILDEILEGGTAIQWEDIAGQETAKQALQEMVILPSLRPELFTGLRTPARGLLLFGPPGNGKTLLARAVATQCNATFFSISAASLTSKYVGEGEKLVRALFAIARELQPSVIFIDEVDSLLSERRDNEHEASRRLKTEFLVEFDGLPCNPEERVLVMAATNRPQELDEAALRRFTKRVYVTLPDIATRIMLLQRLLAKHNDPLTKEELKEMAILTEGYSGSDLTGLAKDAALGPIRELNPDQVKELDLNSVRNITMQDFRDSLKRIRRSVSPASLAAYEKWNFAYGDVSL; from the exons ATGTCACAAGTACCTAAGAGAGCGATTGGACCTGGTCCTGGCGATCCACTGCTCGCTAAACAAAAGCATCACCATCGTAGAGCTTTTGAGTTTATTAGTAAAGCACTCAAAATTGATGAAGATAATGAag gaaaaaaagaaatggctatagaactttataaaaaaggaattggcgaattagaaaaaggaatagcTGTTGAATGCACTGGTGGCCGTGGCGAAGTATGGGAACATGCACAAAGATTGCATGATAAAATGTGTACAAATTTAGCAATGGCTAAGGATAGGCTTGACTTCTTAG tGAGTGTGTGTGAGCTGAAAAAACTGGATATCGCCAATGAATATCGTACTTCTGGAAATAAATTGGACAACGAACATCCAGGAAAACTTCTGAGGGCTCGTCGCAGTGTACACACATTACAAACTACTCGTACAGCTTCTTTAAATATAagtcataataaaaatatgaataattcacAAACAGTAAATACAGGACAGAACACATGCACTCAGATTCCCAAATTAAGGCCACGATCTCCAAAAAACTGTTGCGTGCATCCTTCTGAAG CATCTGGAAGAAAACTATCTGTTCCTGGAAAACGATTAATGGGTACAAATATGAGTAAGAGTCAAACATTGCCACGCAGTATGGGTCGCACAACAAATATTCAACCTACTCATAGAGTGACACCCATAAAACCATCGTCAACACCACCTTCTGTAAAAAGACAATTATCTGTACCTGGTAATGGTTCACCTTTAAGAAGACCTGCAACACCAACTACATCAAACAGTAACAGAAGTACACCAACACGAAAAGTACCTCTTCTAAAAGGTGTAGATCCAAAGCTTGCTCAAGTTATATTAGATGAAATCTTAGAAGGTGGAACAGCTATCCAATGGGAAGATATTGCTGGTCAAGAG ACTGCAAAACAGGCTTTGCAAGAAATGGTGATATTACCCTCATTGCGACCAGAATTGTTCACAGGATTACGAACTCCTGCAAGAGGATTGTTATTGTTTGGTCCTCCTGGAAATGGAAAAACTCTTCTAGCACGTGCCGTAGCTACGCAATGTAAtgcaacatttttttcaatatctgCTGCTAGCCTAACTTCCAAATATGTAGGGGAAGGTGAAAAGTTAGTAAGGGCACTTTTTGCAATAGCAAGAGAATTGCAACCatctgttatttttattgatgaaGTAGATTCATTATTAAGTGAACGCAGAGATAATGAACACGAAGCTTCAAG ACGATTGAAAACAGAATTTCTTGTTGAATTTGATGGTTTGCCATGTAACCCTGAAGAGAGAGTGCTCGTTATGGCTGCTACAAATAGACCACAAGAATTAGATGAGGCAGCATTGAGAAGATTTACGAAACGAGTATATGTTACGCTACCAGATATAGCAACAAGAATTATGTTACTTCAGAGACTTTTAGCAAAACATAATGATCCATTAACAAAGGAAGAACTCAAGGAAATGGCGATTTTAACAGAAGGATATTCTGGAAGTGATTTAACTGGTTTAGCAAAGGATGCAGCCCTTGGTCCTATCAGAG AGTTGAATCCAGATCAGGTTAAAGAACTTGATCTTAATTCTGTACGCAATATTACAATGCAAGATTTTCGTGATTCTCTGAAGAGAATTCGTAGGTCAGTATCACCTGCTAGTTTGGCTGCATATGAGAAATGGAACTTTGCGTATGGTGACGTAAGTCTTTGA
- the LOC127066168 gene encoding spastin isoform X1, with protein MSYSDGGRPARKFGTKSPKKLCVTKSENSDKTTTTINCNNHHHNHHHHHHHSHRFLDNPQPSVHKRNLYIVSFPLILLFNVLRTLLYQLFVVFKYLYTSTSQLIQRRQATKHSCQLEIVVGQKSENNLTRDLINTAQSESEEMSQVPKRAIGPGPGDPLLAKQKHHHRRAFEFISKALKIDEDNEGKKEMAIELYKKGIGELEKGIAVECTGGRGEVWEHAQRLHDKMCTNLAMAKDRLDFLVSVCELKKLDIANEYRTSGNKLDNEHPGKLLRARRSVHTLQTTRTASLNISHNKNMNNSQTVNTGQNTCTQIPKLRPRSPKNCCVHPSEASGRKLSVPGKRLMGTNMSKSQTLPRSMGRTTNIQPTHRVTPIKPSSTPPSVKRQLSVPGNGSPLRRPATPTTSNSNRSTPTRKVPLLKGVDPKLAQVILDEILEGGTAIQWEDIAGQETAKQALQEMVILPSLRPELFTGLRTPARGLLLFGPPGNGKTLLARAVATQCNATFFSISAASLTSKYVGEGEKLVRALFAIARELQPSVIFIDEVDSLLSERRDNEHEASRRLKTEFLVEFDGLPCNPEERVLVMAATNRPQELDEAALRRFTKRVYVTLPDIATRIMLLQRLLAKHNDPLTKEELKEMAILTEGYSGSDLTGLAKDAALGPIRELNPDQVKELDLNSVRNITMQDFRDSLKRIRRSVSPASLAAYEKWNFAYGDVSL; from the exons ATGTCTTACAGTGATGGTGGGCGACCGGCACGAAAATTCGGTACAAAGTCACCTAAGAAGCTTTGCGTGACTAAGAGTGAAAACAGTGATAAAACTACGACGACTATTAATTGTAACAATCACCATCacaatcatcatcatcatcatcatcatagcCATCGATTTCTCGATAATCCACAACCGTCGGTGCACAAACGCAATTTgtatattgtttcttttccccttatattattgtttaacgTTTTAAGAACTTTGCTTTATCAACTTTTTGTGGTGTTTAAGTACTTGTATACATCTACCTCACAACTGATTCAACGAAGACAAGCTACAAAGCATAGTTGCCAGCTTGAAATAGTTGTTGGTCAAAAGTCTGAAAATAATTTGACTCGTGATTTGATTAATACTGCACAAAGTGAAAGTGAAGAGATGTCACAAGTACCTAAGAGAGCGATTGGACCTGGTCCTGGCGATCCACTGCTCGCTAAACAAAAGCATCACCATCGTAGAGCTTTTGAGTTTATTAGTAAAGCACTCAAAATTGATGAAGATAATGAag gaaaaaaagaaatggctatagaactttataaaaaaggaattggcgaattagaaaaaggaatagcTGTTGAATGCACTGGTGGCCGTGGCGAAGTATGGGAACATGCACAAAGATTGCATGATAAAATGTGTACAAATTTAGCAATGGCTAAGGATAGGCTTGACTTCTTAG tGAGTGTGTGTGAGCTGAAAAAACTGGATATCGCCAATGAATATCGTACTTCTGGAAATAAATTGGACAACGAACATCCAGGAAAACTTCTGAGGGCTCGTCGCAGTGTACACACATTACAAACTACTCGTACAGCTTCTTTAAATATAagtcataataaaaatatgaataattcacAAACAGTAAATACAGGACAGAACACATGCACTCAGATTCCCAAATTAAGGCCACGATCTCCAAAAAACTGTTGCGTGCATCCTTCTGAAG CATCTGGAAGAAAACTATCTGTTCCTGGAAAACGATTAATGGGTACAAATATGAGTAAGAGTCAAACATTGCCACGCAGTATGGGTCGCACAACAAATATTCAACCTACTCATAGAGTGACACCCATAAAACCATCGTCAACACCACCTTCTGTAAAAAGACAATTATCTGTACCTGGTAATGGTTCACCTTTAAGAAGACCTGCAACACCAACTACATCAAACAGTAACAGAAGTACACCAACACGAAAAGTACCTCTTCTAAAAGGTGTAGATCCAAAGCTTGCTCAAGTTATATTAGATGAAATCTTAGAAGGTGGAACAGCTATCCAATGGGAAGATATTGCTGGTCAAGAG ACTGCAAAACAGGCTTTGCAAGAAATGGTGATATTACCCTCATTGCGACCAGAATTGTTCACAGGATTACGAACTCCTGCAAGAGGATTGTTATTGTTTGGTCCTCCTGGAAATGGAAAAACTCTTCTAGCACGTGCCGTAGCTACGCAATGTAAtgcaacatttttttcaatatctgCTGCTAGCCTAACTTCCAAATATGTAGGGGAAGGTGAAAAGTTAGTAAGGGCACTTTTTGCAATAGCAAGAGAATTGCAACCatctgttatttttattgatgaaGTAGATTCATTATTAAGTGAACGCAGAGATAATGAACACGAAGCTTCAAG ACGATTGAAAACAGAATTTCTTGTTGAATTTGATGGTTTGCCATGTAACCCTGAAGAGAGAGTGCTCGTTATGGCTGCTACAAATAGACCACAAGAATTAGATGAGGCAGCATTGAGAAGATTTACGAAACGAGTATATGTTACGCTACCAGATATAGCAACAAGAATTATGTTACTTCAGAGACTTTTAGCAAAACATAATGATCCATTAACAAAGGAAGAACTCAAGGAAATGGCGATTTTAACAGAAGGATATTCTGGAAGTGATTTAACTGGTTTAGCAAAGGATGCAGCCCTTGGTCCTATCAGAG AGTTGAATCCAGATCAGGTTAAAGAACTTGATCTTAATTCTGTACGCAATATTACAATGCAAGATTTTCGTGATTCTCTGAAGAGAATTCGTAGGTCAGTATCACCTGCTAGTTTGGCTGCATATGAGAAATGGAACTTTGCGTATGGTGACGTAAGTCTTTGA